Proteins found in one Alteromonas macleodii genomic segment:
- a CDS encoding acetolactate synthase 3 large subunit — protein MKMMSGAAMVVEALKDVGVTHVFGYPGGAVLDIYDALFAQDDVKHVLVRHEQAAAHMADGYARSTGKTGTVLVTSGPGATNTITGIATAYMDSIPMVILSGQVPSKHIGEDAFQETDMVGCSRPIVKHSFLVKRAVDIPEAIAKAYYIANTGRPGPVVVDLPKDIVNVAEEHPYVYPTDVTMRSYNPTEKGHPKQVKKAVESLLKAERPVLYVGGGAVACDASEKVIELAEKLNAPVTCTLMGLGAMPGTHKQFIGMLGMHGTLEANKTMHNADCIIALGARFDDRVTNNVDKFCPHADIIHVDIDPASISKTVNAHIPVVGSVDKVLDQILSQVNKKDLSGQSEKLADWWQQIETWRSRECLNYAQGEETIKPQRVIEALYKHTDGKAYVSSDVGQHQMFAALYYPYDKPRQWINSGGLGTMGFGLPAAMGVQFAHPGSTSVVVTGDGSIQMNIQELSTCLQYNLPIKIISLNNRALGMVRQWQDMIYKGRHSHSYMDSMPDFVKLAEAYGHVGIKVDKLEELDAAMEKCFSYTDRLVFMDIAVDQNEHVYPMQIKFGAMDDMRLSKTERT, from the coding sequence GTGAAAATGATGTCGGGCGCAGCCATGGTGGTTGAAGCGCTAAAAGATGTAGGAGTGACACACGTGTTCGGTTACCCAGGTGGTGCCGTACTAGACATTTATGATGCGTTATTTGCGCAAGATGATGTCAAACACGTCCTCGTACGTCATGAACAGGCAGCCGCCCACATGGCGGATGGTTATGCACGTTCAACTGGCAAAACCGGCACAGTGCTCGTCACATCAGGTCCAGGCGCAACGAATACTATTACAGGTATTGCTACTGCGTACATGGACTCTATCCCGATGGTAATCTTATCGGGACAGGTGCCGTCGAAGCACATTGGTGAAGACGCATTCCAAGAAACTGACATGGTAGGGTGCTCGCGTCCTATCGTTAAGCACAGCTTCTTGGTTAAGCGCGCGGTTGATATTCCAGAAGCGATTGCTAAAGCCTATTATATTGCTAACACTGGCCGTCCTGGTCCGGTGGTTGTAGATTTGCCAAAAGATATTGTTAACGTAGCGGAAGAGCACCCTTATGTGTATCCAACTGACGTTACCATGCGTTCTTATAATCCTACCGAAAAGGGCCACCCTAAGCAGGTTAAGAAAGCGGTTGAGTCGCTACTTAAAGCAGAACGTCCAGTATTATATGTAGGTGGTGGTGCAGTAGCTTGCGACGCGTCAGAAAAAGTTATTGAGTTAGCTGAAAAGCTAAATGCTCCGGTAACTTGTACGCTGATGGGTCTTGGCGCTATGCCGGGAACACACAAGCAATTCATTGGTATGCTTGGTATGCATGGTACACTTGAAGCGAACAAAACCATGCACAATGCCGACTGTATCATTGCGCTAGGTGCACGTTTTGATGACCGTGTTACCAACAACGTTGATAAATTCTGCCCTCATGCAGACATTATCCACGTTGATATTGACCCTGCATCAATTTCTAAGACCGTAAATGCGCATATTCCTGTAGTAGGTTCGGTAGATAAAGTACTTGATCAAATTTTAAGCCAGGTAAATAAGAAAGATTTATCAGGTCAAAGTGAAAAGCTCGCCGATTGGTGGCAGCAGATAGAAACATGGCGTTCTCGTGAGTGCTTGAACTACGCACAAGGCGAAGAAACTATTAAGCCACAGCGCGTTATTGAAGCCTTGTATAAGCATACCGATGGTAAAGCCTATGTCAGCTCTGATGTAGGTCAGCACCAAATGTTTGCTGCGCTTTATTACCCTTATGATAAACCGCGTCAATGGATTAACTCAGGTGGCCTTGGCACTATGGGCTTTGGTTTACCTGCGGCGATGGGCGTGCAGTTTGCCCACCCAGGCTCAACCTCTGTGGTAGTAACAGGTGATGGCAGTATTCAAATGAATATTCAAGAGCTGTCTACTTGTTTGCAGTACAACTTGCCTATCAAGATTATCTCACTGAATAACCGTGCTCTTGGTATGGTTCGTCAATGGCAGGATATGATCTATAAAGGGCGTCACTCACACTCGTATATGGATTCAATGCCTGACTTTGTGAAGTTAGCAGAAGCTTACGGGCACGTAGGCATTAAAGTAGACAAGCTCGAAGAGCTAGATGCAGCAATGGAGAAATGTTTCAGCTACACAGATCGCTTAGTGTTTATGGACATAGCAGTAGACCAAAACGAACACGTATATCCAATGCAAATTAAGTTTGGCGCAATGGATGACATGCGCTTAAGCAAGACGGAGCGAACCTGA
- a CDS encoding hotdog fold domain-containing protein, whose protein sequence is MSKNYVLNTYNKFLKLPFGKKLFSWYSARRAPYFSTVSPLITDIKPNYCEVLIKKRKGVENHIGTVHVIAICNGLEMAMGFMCEASIPKNLRWIPKGMEVKYPAKADSDIRCVAEVPADAWKPGDLPISVKAYNAEGTVVVDGTITVWVSEKR, encoded by the coding sequence ATGTCAAAGAACTACGTACTCAATACTTATAATAAATTCCTTAAACTGCCCTTTGGCAAAAAGCTGTTTAGCTGGTATTCGGCGCGCAGAGCACCTTATTTCTCAACAGTTTCACCACTTATTACAGACATTAAACCTAACTACTGTGAAGTGCTTATTAAAAAGCGCAAAGGGGTAGAAAACCACATTGGCACGGTTCACGTTATCGCGATTTGTAATGGTTTAGAAATGGCCATGGGCTTTATGTGTGAAGCATCAATTCCTAAAAACCTTAGGTGGATCCCAAAAGGTATGGAAGTGAAATACCCAGCAAAAGCAGACTCAGACATTCGCTGTGTCGCCGAAGTGCCAGCAGATGCGTGGAAGCCTGGCGATTTACCTATTTCAGTTAAGGCGTACAACGCTGAAGGCACAGTGGTTGTAGATGGTACTATTACGGTTTGGGTAAGCGAAAAACGCTAA
- the tatB gene encoding Sec-independent protein translocase protein TatB, translating into MFDIGFWELLVVGVLALLILGPERLPGAMRSTINTIRSVRNVATGFKQEVEHQLRVHELHENLKKAEQQGLKDLSPELEQSVDELKKAAESVQEPYKKQ; encoded by the coding sequence ATGTTTGATATCGGCTTTTGGGAGCTATTGGTAGTAGGCGTTTTGGCACTCCTTATTTTAGGGCCCGAACGACTGCCAGGTGCCATGCGCTCTACTATAAATACAATTCGCAGCGTACGTAATGTAGCAACGGGCTTTAAGCAAGAAGTTGAGCATCAGCTGCGTGTGCATGAATTGCATGAAAACTTGAAAAAAGCAGAGCAGCAAGGCCTTAAAGATCTTTCACCTGAACTTGAACAAAGTGTCGATGAGCTAAAAAAAGCCGCCGAGTCGGTTCAAGAACCATATAAAAAGCAATAA
- the tatA gene encoding Sec-independent protein translocase subunit TatA, whose translation MFMGGISIWQLLIVLVIVVLLFGTKRLKGIGTDLGGAIKGFKKAVSEEDKDADFEQKKQVEEKSAAEPVSTKTQSDVKEKS comes from the coding sequence ATTTTTATGGGTGGTATTAGTATTTGGCAGTTGCTGATCGTACTGGTTATCGTAGTGCTATTGTTTGGTACAAAACGACTTAAAGGTATCGGCACTGACTTAGGCGGCGCAATTAAAGGCTTCAAAAAAGCAGTGAGCGAAGAAGACAAAGACGCCGACTTTGAACAAAAGAAGCAAGTTGAAGAAAAGTCAGCGGCTGAGCCTGTTTCGACAAAAACACAGAGCGACGTTAAAGAAAAATCCTGA
- a CDS encoding tetratricopeptide repeat-containing sulfotransferase family protein has protein sequence MNTSQTRLDDAVRFLTQRDFKQAHRCCVEVIQQYGPHAHAYFLLGIIHIEIGQIEKAIALLTKSNEIEKRPITFAYLAKCFALKGDMQQALEFVSCAPVDSLTRALDLDTVGVSLSRVGLHEKAIAYFEKALTLAPANPQYHYNYAVSCKFAGKFELARKHFEKAIDSEPHFFQAHFALSDLGGVSAENNHLARLEPLVKRVEKNFDARLHIGHALAKEYEAIGDYRRAFDALNHAKAPQRARSESTLKDYQAIFSTLHSNLQAQVNSVSFSSSGSQSDAPIFVVGMPRSGTTLVERILSHHSLVASGGELQDFGVAVKEVTQTSSQLVLDKHTIERAYECDLAKVGERYLQRTAFLRQNSKHLVDKLPFNFFYIDLIRQALPNAKIVCLLRDPMDTCVGNFRQLFSIHSPYYAYAYDLDVIGKLYQSFEKWVRKFAETYPDAIRLQSYEQLAQHPETEVKELLAYCNLPWEEQCLRVENNKLPVSTASKVQVREPINTRPIGRWKRYALYTEALQKSLGIND, from the coding sequence ATGAATACAAGCCAAACTCGCTTAGACGATGCCGTTAGGTTCTTAACACAACGAGATTTTAAGCAAGCACACCGCTGTTGCGTTGAAGTGATTCAACAATACGGGCCGCATGCCCATGCCTATTTTTTACTTGGCATTATTCATATTGAAATTGGCCAAATAGAAAAGGCAATTGCCTTGTTAACTAAGTCTAACGAGATAGAAAAACGTCCAATTACTTTTGCCTATCTAGCGAAATGTTTTGCACTAAAAGGCGATATGCAGCAAGCGCTTGAGTTTGTATCGTGTGCGCCAGTAGATAGCCTAACTCGTGCCCTCGACTTAGATACCGTTGGCGTTTCACTGTCTCGAGTCGGCCTACATGAAAAGGCTATCGCTTATTTTGAAAAAGCACTTACGCTAGCGCCAGCGAATCCGCAATACCACTACAACTATGCTGTCAGCTGCAAGTTTGCAGGGAAATTTGAACTAGCAAGAAAACACTTTGAAAAAGCCATAGATAGCGAACCTCATTTTTTTCAGGCTCATTTTGCCCTGTCTGATCTTGGCGGTGTTTCAGCTGAAAATAATCATCTAGCACGACTTGAACCCCTAGTTAAAAGGGTAGAGAAAAATTTTGATGCGCGTCTTCATATAGGGCATGCGCTTGCCAAGGAGTATGAAGCTATAGGTGATTACAGGCGTGCTTTCGACGCGCTAAACCACGCGAAAGCACCCCAAAGGGCTCGTAGCGAAAGTACACTGAAAGATTATCAGGCAATATTCAGTACTCTTCATAGTAATCTGCAGGCACAGGTAAACTCCGTTTCCTTTTCTAGCAGTGGTTCACAAAGCGACGCTCCAATTTTTGTTGTAGGCATGCCGCGCAGCGGCACAACGTTAGTTGAGCGGATATTAAGTCATCATTCGTTAGTTGCCTCTGGAGGAGAGCTACAAGATTTTGGCGTTGCTGTTAAAGAGGTAACTCAAACTAGCAGTCAACTAGTGCTCGATAAGCATACTATCGAAAGGGCATATGAATGCGATCTTGCTAAAGTTGGAGAGCGCTATCTTCAGCGTACGGCTTTCTTGCGACAAAATTCAAAACACCTAGTCGACAAACTGCCGTTTAACTTCTTTTATATCGACCTAATACGGCAGGCTCTACCTAACGCGAAAATAGTGTGCTTATTGCGAGATCCTATGGATACTTGCGTGGGTAATTTTAGACAATTGTTTTCTATCCATAGCCCTTATTACGCCTATGCTTACGACCTTGATGTCATAGGAAAGCTGTATCAAAGTTTCGAAAAATGGGTGAGAAAATTTGCTGAAACTTACCCAGATGCTATTCGCCTGCAGTCATATGAGCAACTTGCTCAGCACCCAGAAACTGAAGTTAAAGAGCTATTGGCGTATTGCAATCTACCTTGGGAAGAACAATGTTTGCGTGTTGAAAATAACAAGCTTCCGGTATCAACAGCCAGCAAAGTTCAGGTAAGAGAGCCAATAAATACTCGTCCAATTGGACGCTGGAAGCGCTATGCCTTATACACCGAAGCATTACAGAAGTCTTTAGGTATTAATGATTAG
- the ilvN gene encoding acetolactate synthase small subunit produces the protein MKRIISVLMENAPGALSRIVGVFSQRGYNVDSLCVAPTDDESLSRLTIITHGDDKVIEQITKQVNKLIDVLKVVDLTEGTHIERELMLIKVATRTESVRAEVKRNSDIFRARIVDVNVNNYTIEITGTTDKLDAFAATMGQCAEIIESSRTGVCGLARGDRALRP, from the coding sequence ATGAAACGTATTATCTCTGTATTAATGGAAAACGCCCCTGGCGCACTATCTCGTATCGTTGGTGTATTCTCACAACGTGGTTATAACGTTGACTCACTATGTGTGGCACCGACTGACGACGAAAGCCTTTCACGTTTGACCATCATTACTCACGGCGACGACAAGGTTATCGAGCAGATCACTAAGCAGGTAAACAAGCTTATTGATGTGCTAAAGGTCGTGGATCTTACTGAAGGTACGCATATTGAGCGTGAGCTTATGCTGATTAAAGTCGCTACCCGCACAGAGTCGGTACGCGCTGAAGTGAAGCGGAATTCTGATATTTTCCGTGCGCGTATTGTAGATGTGAACGTAAACAACTACACCATTGAAATTACTGGTACTACAGATAAGTTAGATGCGTTTGCAGCAACTATGGGGCAATGCGCTGAAATTATCGAGTCATCACGCACTGGTGTTTGTGGCCTAGCTAGAGGTGATAGGGCGCTTCGTCCTTAA
- a CDS encoding DUF413 domain-containing protein codes for MSVITKEKITRKPFADKKNYPYGFARSGDFSINESKLLQSHGSLFAALVDGKITPENDEEQAYLESALGHREPATPQEKAWLKYQARINRPKTASIYGSKRPSSEEVDDDEDISDNSDIDISLDD; via the coding sequence ATGTCTGTAATCACAAAAGAAAAAATCACCAGAAAACCCTTCGCAGATAAGAAAAATTACCCCTACGGCTTTGCGCGTTCAGGAGATTTTTCAATTAACGAGAGCAAGCTTTTGCAAAGTCACGGAAGCTTGTTTGCTGCACTGGTAGACGGAAAGATCACGCCGGAAAACGACGAAGAACAAGCCTATTTAGAGTCGGCTCTCGGCCATCGCGAGCCCGCAACGCCTCAAGAAAAAGCGTGGTTAAAATACCAAGCACGAATCAATAGACCAAAGACCGCTAGCATTTATGGCTCTAAGCGCCCATCTTCAGAAGAGGTTGACGATGATGAAGATATAAGCGATAACAGTGACATTGATATTAGCCTCGATGATTAA